TCAAAGTGGACAAACATATGCTTCcatagtagttttttttttttttttttgggtagaaaataAGGGTTCGCTAGGTTATGCTAGCTCCCGGACAGGGCGCTAAAGTTAAAGTCCTTGGGTCAATCCATGTGGATGCCCACCAACGGACTCCTACTGGCAACGAGACTCGAACCTAGGTGGGTTAGACGAAGTGTCCAAACCTTACCAACTGAGCCTTCCATAGTTTCTTCCATCAATGTCTGCTGCTCTGTGATGGCAGATTGAGTTAGGGGCAATACCTAGGGTATTGCACCTGATGCAATAGCATTGAAGGGTGGAGATTGAAAGTtacaaaaaataactttcaatctcaaccattaaataaaaaaatattaaaaggatgtaaaaagttaaagttaaaagttaaaattgtaaaaaaatccGTGAAGGAAATGGTGCAATTGCACCTTATCTCAATCCGTGCATTcatggttttttcttttcttctctgttatGCTCCCCTGCTTTTGGCCATTTCATTTTAGAGCCACTCAATAATCACTTATGCTTTTAACTATGTCGCatctttatttaataattatgtgatttgtttaaataatttaatgagttATGTGATTTAATAGACGGTGTATCAACCCGGTTTGGAGGAAATCTTTATCCTTTTGAACCGATCAAAATTATTGTACCTGAAGAGCAACAGGGGGAACTGAGGAAAGACTATTTTCTGGGTCCGGGTCGTTTTTCAAGTTTTCTGAGCCTTTCTCAGATTGGGTTGTTTCTCAGTTTTCTGAGCTGTTCCTTTTCAAAATGGGCTTTTTACTTGTCAAAAGCGTCAGCCCAAGGCATTACTAAGCTGCGCATTATAGCCTTCTCCAGTTTGTCGCTATTGGGCCTATTGGCACTTAAAATGCAAAACCTTCTTTTAGCGGTTACTTGTTTGTGAAAATTTGTAGAAATTAGAAAGTAAAGTTAATGTGAAATTGCAAATGAGTTTTTCTCCAAACAATTAGTTCAAGAACTCGGCTAGATGTGGAAGGTCATACAATAGTTTAAGGGAAAAGTTAACGAATGCTCTAAAGACATTGCTTTATgaagtattttaaaaaacttttttatggaaaaataaaaaagcaagaaatttgtttaatatttgtttatatttcctacgaaagtgatattaaaattaaaatgatttaaTAACAAAAGCCCTAAAAGTACTTATTAACAAAATCCTTTTATCATGAAACTCTAAAAATCCTAACTATGAAAAGTTAAATGGTTTAGACATTGACAACGTAACAAAACTTGAACCATTCATTTAACCATCGATTAGGATTTTAATTCGGCTATGGATTTATTCCTTTACCCTAATAACAACTCTATGCTCTATAGTATCACAATTACAATTAAAGCACTCGCCTATGATCAAGGTTGGTGAAGGCGTGAAGCAATACACCACATTTGCATTAGTGAACACTCCATTAAAACAAGTCACAATTGAATAATTTGAAAAGCAAAGTTTAATactaaaagaaagaattgaTTCCTTTGTAATTCCCAGACGTCAAAGTCACAAACACAATAGTATGAAAAGCCAAAATTATAGTACAAGCGTGGAATGTAACAGCTTGGGATGAGTTGTTGTCTTGTTCGGGgaataaaattatatcaatttttatcaactttttataaaaaatttcttaaaataatttattaatatttgtcTTAAGAGATGTGTTAGTAAAACTCTTATAACAAAGTTGGTAATAATTACTGAAAATAAGTCAATATCAGTGAGAAGAATAGAGGTAGTCAGAAAGTTTGATGCCAAAATACCCGCCTGACATGCACCATGGTGAAGAAAGATTCACTCAATTCCATAAGGCGGATGTGTCCCTTTCAATCATGATCCTCAAATCTTATCTAAGACAAACAAAGATTAAGCGAAGCCCACTTTGGTGAGCCTGAGTCTTTTTActtgttgttttgtttgtaaTGATTTGAAAGGTAcagttgtttaaaattttaataatggaTAATTCTGGTGTTATAATTTGTACCACAACTCACTTATGTGATGAGTTGTGGTTGGTAGAGGGGTGTCCTTACATAAACCCACCATCACCTCCCCATTAACCACAACTCACCATATGAGCGAGTTGTGACACAAATTATAGCACCAACATTGCTTAATTTTAATAGATGACATAAGAGacttttagcaattttttttatagtaaaaagtAGGTAGATTGTGAGAGAAATGGGAACTGGGGTTACAATCACGATTCACAAGCATGAGCACCACAAATTGATTTAATTACTTTGGTCAATAGCTTATTTGAACTTTGTTTATCATTGTGCTCAGTGTCATATATTTAATTTACCATCAATCATAAACTCACGAAAAGTAGGAAGGTTGCGTTAGCCAATGACGAGCATAAATCACTAATATTATGAATTGatcatttacaatattttaaactaatctGTTGAGCCAACTCCAAAAATGATGAGCATAAATCACTATATTATGAATTgattatttacaatattttaaactaaCCTGTCGAGCTAACTCCAAAAACAAACATTGTTGTTATTAGCTTATTTGACTAGGTAGACAAAAAGCTGATTGATATTttagtctaataataaaaagctatcattaAAAGCGAACGTCATAGATTGAaactttctcttaaaaaaaaaaaaaaagtaaaattttataaagtGCACGCTACTTTTACCCAATTTATTTCTTAAACTAACCCAAAAATACAAGAAGATACTTATcaattgctttaaaaaaaatcctattaaatATTTCTTATCATGATAGAACTCGTGATAGTATAGTATGGAATAGTACCCATCACATGAGATAAAGAGCGATGTGCAAGCAAGCAAGCAACACTGTCTGCATTAGCATTTTAGATGCGAAAATAGCGTCACAACTCACAAGAATATATTGggaatagaaattttatagaataTCCCTTATAGCTCTCAAGATTGTGACTTTCAATTGGTCCCAGGATTGGGTTTACACGCTTGGCATCCTTCTATGTTTTTCTGACCATCCCCAACAAACCTTAattcacaaatcaaaacaaaaccaactgtttttatttttctaaaccCCACTTCCAGTCCTATTCCTCATCCATTCAATAAATTCATCACAGcctataaaaatacaaaaaaaaaaaaaaaaaaaaacccatttaatttttttttaaaaattttaaattccaCCTCTTTCATCCATGTTAACACATATCTTAATCAAGCCAACCCTGATCCTTATTTTTATGCTTATTTTCAGATCTACGATATAACCAAATGGCTATCCAGTAATTTAttggggttttttatttttcttttccaaaaatccaaaaaaaaaaaaaatggaaaccGAACTCAAAGACCTAAAATCCCAACCGTCACAACAACCACCGCCGCAGCCGCAGCCGCCGCCGCTACAACCCACAGTGACAAACGACGACGTTCCGCTTCTTAAAAACTCCGAAACCCACCACAGCCACAAcagcagcaacagcaacagcaacatcAACATCAGCGGCGACAACCTCGACGAACTCGAGAAGAAATTCGCAGCCTACGTTCGGCATGACGTGTACGGCAGAATGGGACGTGGCGAGCTCCCGTTGGGCGAGAAGTTCCTCCTCGGCATCGCGCTGGTCACGCTCGTTCCCGTGCGCGTGGTTTTGGCGATGACTCTGTTGGTCTTGTATTACTTGATTTGCCGGATTTGCACGCTGTTCTCGGCTCCGaatcgagaagaagaagaagaagaagatgggcAAGAAGATTACGCTCACATGGGTGGGTGGAGAAGAACCGTGATTGTTCAGTGTGGGAGGTCACTCTCTAGAGCTATGCTTTTCGTTTTTGGATTCTATTGGATCAAAGAGACTAATCGAATTCCTGACTCCACAGCTCAGGTAACCAAATCCTTAATTCCCAATACTACCATATGTTGTTACTTTCTTTTACTATGGTATTTTATCGGCTATGGGTCCTCGACAGATTAATAtggccttttattttttttattttttttatttttttttatcgtgggtctttttatttttgattatatattttttcatatatttttatattgagtgtgaaatttgaaaatctaaccgccGAATTGCATCTTCTTATTATAATACCCTTCATacatgcaaaatttcaagaagatcaaaggtCAATTGTTatgtcatcaaacaaatgttaaaatttcaagtttttgtaacctaaaattgtgtataaataataagttcattgatcaaatagtaaataacatccgaattgaacgaaatttgacatgtatattaagaacataaggaacatgaaattcaatggatagatttttaaaattcacacccgaaaaagagatatatgataagtttgaatggtttctctccaaactccaaaaaactttgttctttattttttttctattacttGAATGACACTTATCGTGAAAAAtgatttatacatttatttattatgttattaaagCGGTACTAATCATATTTATTGTGACGTTTATTTAGTTTTTCGTAGTAAAATTGGCAGTAGTTGTTGTGGGTTAATGCTAGTTTTCACATTAATGTGTTAGTAAGATTGGGTgtgtgttttgggttttgattgggTTCACCAAGGACTCGTGTGGTAtaatatttgtttctctttttttacttatttccaaaaaaattatttgttttctgttttgaaTGGGCAGGGGAAAGAGGAGCCTGAAGAGCCTGAAAGGCCTGGGGCAATTATATCAAACCATGTGTCGTATATTGATATATTGTACCACATGCATTCTTCGTTCCCGAGCTTTGTTGCTAAGGTTTGTTGTTCATTTCACATGCTACATGGAACACGGATTACTTAAATGTGTATGCCTCTActtttgatttggatttgtcaAACTGACACATTTCTTTTCTGAATCTGTTTATTGTAATCCTCGGTTTCATTTCTAAAGCGATCAGTGGGTAAACTTCCTCTAGTAGGCCTCATAAGGTTAGTCTACTTCCATGTTAAATAGCTTTCCTAAGTCTTCTGTCTTGTAATCGTTACATTATGTTACCGTTGAATGGTTTAGTGTGTAAATAGCATGTAGTTAACTATAATAACAACTAAAAAAACGAATACCATTAAATTCTGTATATCCTATGATAAACAATTTTGAACTAGATTGTGATTCTCTGATGTTTTGAGTAATGAAAGCTAAATTGAATTGGTTTTGCTATTATGATGTATAGAGTAGGAATTCCTTTTGTCTAATTTATTCTAGGAATATCTCTCATTGGATTTGAGAAGAGAacaaacacaagagctgttgcTTGACATTCTTccatttgattattttcttttcatcttcaaACCCATTAACTGTCATAAAAAAACATGATATTTTGTTTCTTCCAAGGCTGGTCACATTCTTTTAATGTAAACTGTAATATTAATCACTTGATTATATGCGCAGCATGTGTTCTTAAGGAAGATAACATGCTTGTCCTTGcttctttgtctttgtcttttTATATAATGGTTAATTTTATTGAGCATGTGCTCAAGATTTGTGCCATCTTTTCTTACTAgctttctctaaatttttttgttagttgctTTGCTTTTGTCAAGTATTGactttttttaactttgatGTTTGTGATATTTTTGGTATCACTCGGATAACATGTTTGGGTTAGACTGGGTTTTGAATTCTAATGGCATTTTTTTGCAGCAAGTGCCTCGGTTGTGTTTATGTTCAGCGGGAATCCAAGTCATCAGACTTCAAGGGTGTTTCAGGTACAATAATATAGATGCCTATGTTCTTTACTCTGATTCTGTAAATTGGTTGATACTTACATTACTCAATCTTCTGCCACTTTTTTagtgtttgattttatttcgaGGAACATTTTTAAAGTTTGGTAATTACACATCTTGATAATAATTGCATCAATATTAATCAAGCTGAAAACTCCAGTTTATCACTTGCTGCTTTTGATATACATGTTCATATTATTGCTACAAGGCCGCAGATATTAGCTCACTCTTGGAAAAAGTTTCAGGTTGTTATTGAAGACATCTGCATAAAATTTTTAGAGGATATTTTTTGGGTTACTGTAGTTTTTGGCTAGGCTTAACACAGGATGTGAGGGGGAGGAGGGgggtgagggtgagggtgaggaggaagattaaaaaaaagggaaggtgCAGAATGCCCTCATTTTCAATCAGCAGCCTACCTCTCCTTTGGTGGTTTGTTTGTTTcaggaaaaagggaaaatgcAAGGATCTAACTTTGAAgcaatcttatttttattttcatgttaaGTGACTTGTGAAAAAAGGCTATATGTGACAACAAGAGGAGAGATATACAAACACTTTACAAAAATTGCTTATAAAAACTTATAACAACATTAagaacaaagccttagtcccaaaactaTGGGGTTGACTATCAGTCCTCAAAACTTATTGGGGTTTACTTGTATTCTCCGATGCAATGCGTTGCTAGCTGGGGATGgcctaatttgtatttttataggATTTTGTCATGACAAGTGACTAATTTTTACACTAGACAGCAaaattgttcttttattttggaGTTTCTTACTTCCCTTAGAATTGCCCCTTAAGTTGTTTTTTATATCTTTGTTGTTTTTAGTTGCTGTTTTTTTGCGCtcaccatcatgaacaccttgtaCTTGCTGTTTTCGCTTTCTCTTCATGATTAATATGattcttattacttataaaaaaaaaaagacatcaaCCTACAGCAACCTTCCTTTACCTAGGCTTGGGGACCAGctatgaacaaaaaataaattaatatgccATAATATTTGGCCTTTTAACTGTTCTTACGTGGTTAACTAATTGGTATCAGTTCAGTATTTGAACCCTTTATCAGTCATGCTTATACATGTATGTATTTCCCTTTTACCTTCCTAATGCAAACCTAGATGTGTTTGTCACTTGCCCAGGGGTATCCTAGCGAGTTCCTACCTTCCTTTTATGCATGTCTGTGCTATACTTTTCCCATAAGAATCGGATCTCGTTGCCTACCCTGTCTATtagggaaaaagaagaattcacttttttataattctatTACACCCTGCACCCCCCTGGGGGAGcctgtgtgagtgtgtgtgggGCAAGATCTGAGTTGCTCTCTCTCCAAGCTCAACATCAGAAGTATCTTTTTTAATGGTTGAGaatatacacacaaacacatccacTAAGCTAGTACACCTAGAGCAATATGTCTTCTCTATTACTGTATTGAGTTTATATAAGTTTCTGCTGATTGTAATTCCTTGGTGCTTGCAGGAGTTGTGACTGAAAGAGTTAGAGAAgcttatcaaaataaatctGCTCCAATGATGATGCTTTTCCCaggtaatcaattttttatactaTATATTGTTATCCATGTGATTCtgcctgttttttttttggggggtaaaaTTTCTGCCTGATTTTTGCTGtgatttcataattttcattgcATGTAGCTTCATAATTTCTTGAGAAGACCAAGGTTATCAATAAGTTGCATTCAATTGCAAGATAGAGTTATACTTTTATCAAATAATGTACTTTAAggcaattttctaactcaaaaGGCTTCCCCCAATAGGCTGTAAGAATGAGGTGGAGGTTGAGGACTTGGGTTCAAGATGCCCTTGGGGAGCGTGTAACTtaccattaattaaaaa
This DNA window, taken from Quercus robur chromosome 2, dhQueRobu3.1, whole genome shotgun sequence, encodes the following:
- the LOC126712198 gene encoding lysophospholipid acyltransferase LPEAT1 isoform X1, translated to METELKDLKSQPSQQPPPQPQPPPLQPTVTNDDVPLLKNSETHHSHNSSNSNSNINISGDNLDELEKKFAAYVRHDVYGRMGRGELPLGEKFLLGIALVTLVPVRVVLAMTLLVLYYLICRICTLFSAPNREEEEEEDGQEDYAHMGGWRRTVIVQCGRSLSRAMLFVFGFYWIKETNRIPDSTAQGKEEPEEPERPGAIISNHVSYIDILYHMHSSFPSFVAKRSVGKLPLVGLISKCLGCVYVQRESKSSDFKGVSGVVTERVREAYQNKSAPMMMLFPEGTTTNGDYLLPFKTGAFLSTVPVRPVILRYPYRRFSPAWDSISGVRHVIYLLCQFVNHLEVVRLPIYCPSQQEKDDPKLYASNVRRLMASEAIEVVADTVPLKRPIVTISNSSINQPKLYQKEEIEESVHLLPYMIVCLGNLIMSDIGLPEKRVYHAALNGNNSLPSVLHQKDD
- the LOC126712198 gene encoding lysophospholipid acyltransferase LPEAT1 isoform X4, which encodes METELKDLKSQPSQQPPPQPQPPPLQPTVTNDDVPLLKNSETHHSHNSSNSNSNINISGDNLDELEKKFAAYVRHDVYGRMGRGELPLGEKFLLGIALVTLVPVRVVLAMTLLVLYYLICRICTLFSAPNREEEEEEDGQEDYAHMGGWRRTVIVQCGRSLSRAMLFVFGFYWIKETNRIPDSTAQGKEEPEEPERPGAIISNHVSYIDILYHMHSSFPSFVAKRSVGKLPLVGLISKCLGCVYVQRESKSSDFKGVSGVVTERVREAYQNKSAPMMMLFPEGTTTNGDYLLPFKTGAFLSTVPVRPVILRYPYRRFSPAWDSISGVRHVIYLLCQFVNHLEVVRLPIYCPSQQEKDDPKLYASNVRRLMASEGNLIMSDIGLPEKRVYHAALNGLLSQC
- the LOC126712198 gene encoding lysophospholipid acyltransferase LPEAT1 isoform X3, producing the protein METELKDLKSQPSQQPPPQPQPPPLQPTVTNDDVPLLKNSETHHSHNSSNSNSNINISGDNLDELEKKFAAYVRHDVYGRMGRGELPLGEKFLLGIALVTLVPVRVVLAMTLLVLYYLICRICTLFSAPNREEEEEEDGQEDYAHMGGWRRTVIVQCGRSLSRAMLFVFGFYWIKETNRIPDSTAQGKEEPEEPERPGAIISNHVSYIDILYHMHSSFPSFVAKRSVGKLPLVGLISKCLGCVYVQRESKSSDFKGVSGVVTERVREAYQNKSAPMMMLFPEGTTTNGDYLLPFKTGAFLSTVPVRPVILRYPYRRFSPAWDSISGVRHVIYLLCQFVNHLEVVRLPIYCPSQQEKDDPKLYASNVRRLMASEGNLIMSDIGLPEKRVYHAALNGNNSLPSVLHQKDD
- the LOC126712198 gene encoding lysophospholipid acyltransferase LPEAT1 isoform X2, which encodes METELKDLKSQPSQQPPPQPQPPPLQPTVTNDDVPLLKNSETHHSHNSSNSNSNINISGDNLDELEKKFAAYVRHDVYGRMGRGELPLGEKFLLGIALVTLVPVRVVLAMTLLVLYYLICRICTLFSAPNREEEEEEDGQEDYAHMGGWRRTVIVQCGRSLSRAMLFVFGFYWIKETNRIPDSTAQGKEEPEEPERPGAIISNHVSYIDILYHMHSSFPSFVAKRSVGKLPLVGLISKCLGCVYVQRESKSSDFKGVSGVVTERVREAYQNKSAPMMMLFPEGTTTNGDYLLPFKTGAFLSTVPVRPVILRYPYRRFSPAWDSISGVRHVIYLLCQFVNHLEVVRLPIYCPSQQEKDDPKLYASNVRRLMASEAIEVVADTVPLKRPIVTISNSSINQPKLYQKEEIEESVHLLPYMIVCLGNLIMSDIGLPEKRVYHAALNGLLSQC